A window of Strigops habroptila isolate Jane chromosome 5, bStrHab1.2.pri, whole genome shotgun sequence genomic DNA:
ACGTTACTTAAAGCCAGTTGCTACAGGGATTATACATCTGTTTGGCTTTGTCTTGAATTAGAGTTGTAGAAAGGGCTTCCTTACTTTACACCCTTTGCAGGGAAAGAGGTCCCTTCTCCAGTTTCTGGctgcctttcctccctcctcttaCCCCCCCAGTCTCTGTTCTCTCTTGGGGCTGTATTAAAAAGACAACTCATACTGAGTGAAGAACTTCCATGAAAATAATCTGCTAAATAGAACTGCACACTAACATCTTACTATAAGTTAATGAAATATGAAAGCCTTTCTACTCTAGTAGTGCTTTGAGTAATTCCTATAACTAAAATTTACCACTTTATGTTACAGGAATATTAAAGCTAGCCACATTCTGATTTCAGGGGATGGGCTGGTTTCTCTCTCTGGCTTAAACAACCTCTACAGTTTAGTTAACAATGGACAAAAGTCAAAGGTGGTATATGATTTCCCCCAGTTTAGTACGTCTGTGCTTCCTTGGCTGAGTCCTGAACTACTGAGACAGGTTAGTATAAAttacacttcatttttaatCCATCTGTAGATAATCCCATGTAGATAACAGGGTATTAGAATCTTGTCTTGAAACAGacacttctggttttgtcaGCACTGCTCAACGGCATTAGTGATCAAGTAGAGTTCTCTTTCTCTCACAGGATTTATCTGGGTATAACATGAAGTCTGACATTTACAGTGTAGGAATTACAGCATGCGAATTAGCCAACGGACATGTTCCATTTCAAGATATGCCTCGCACTCAGGTATGATGCTAAATTCTGTTTCTACTTCCAAATACtgagctttttttgttttactattGCTGCTGAAATGGTGGCTGCTTTTTGTTACTTGAAGTACACATGCTTCTTTTTAGATCAAATAATTCCTTCCATTTCTGGAGTTTCACATCTTAGCCTGAACAGGTCTGGATAGCTTTTGAACTCTTGTACTGCTATTCCTTTCTACTAGATGCTGCTGCAAAAGCTGAAAGGTCCCACATATTGTCCTTGGGATATAAATACATTTCCCCGTGGGGAATCCAGGATAAAGAATTCCCGGTCAGGTGTTGATTCTGGAATTGGTGAGAGCATGACACGCACAATGACCAGTGAAAGACTACAAATTCccttttccaaaacattttcacCTGCTTTCCACAACTTGGTAGAACTTTGCTTGCAACAGGACCCTGAGAAGAGGTAACATTCTGGTGAAAACCAATTGTCTGTCACTTCAACCTAAGACCAAGCACAGCCCTCAACTTAGGATATAGTAGTTAGTTGAATACTGTTCAAGTCAGAATTTCAGACCAGAAGCACTACGCAAAACACTACACTTACCTTtggttttgtaatttaaaaattatcttgTCTGTTAAAGGAGCCATGCTTTTAAAGTTGTTTGTTTGATGCCTGAATTTCTTGTAATATAAGTGTACTCTGTATCAagtagaattaatttttaaacatgtacTTTgtccaagaagaaaacagaaatctgaagtACATGTTTTCAGTACTATGTCTCTTCTGAATGAGGCATTAAAgccttttgaaataatttctttgtagtGCCTTTGCTACAAATTGAGGCATAGAATGTTGGaatcctgtgctgcttttctcatgCTTCACATTTGTCCTGTGGATATAAAAACACAGGGCTTAAATTGATCTGTGAGTCTAGCCCATTTTCCACAAGcagtattttactttctaaaaCATAATTATATTGTTCATTTTATGATCCAGGCCATCAGCAAGCAGTTTGCTTTCGCATACGTTCTTCAGACAGGTGAGTTTACTACATTTTGTTAAATGACATAGCTATAGTCtaaataaaccacaaaatattagagttgaattacaaaataattaagtTAGCTGGAGCCAGAAACTATCCTGTAACAGCGTATCTgcttcagacttttttttttcttaaacaaaatgGTATTTGATAAGAGTATAGCAAGCATAAGTGATCCACTTCCCCTTTGATAAAGTTGGTTTAACTAAAGTCAGCCTAACTAATAAGAATAATGGTTAATATTCTTAATTTAAGGCAGAAAAACTGCATAGCTATTGTAATTAGTCTTCAAAGACTAATTCAACTTACTCTAGAGTGAAGGAAACTAAACCCCTCATGctattattttcagtattgtAACATGCAAGAACATGGCTGTAATTTTCACATGCTTTTAATGAAGTCAGATGCAAAGTTATGTAGACTTTTATGTGCAGCCttgttttaacttttcttctttctagataaaagaacaaacacagaatTCACTACTGTCTCTATTACCACCTCCTATTCAAAATAACAGATCAGAGTTCTTGGCACTGCCCTCAACAACAGTTGGGACTGAACGTGGACATATCACTGCAAATCAAGACAATACAGACTGGGAATTCTAAATAAATACCAAACGATCATACCTCTCCTGTgcttcaaagaaggaaaatgtgatttttacttGCTGCTTTAGTTTGTATGGTTAAAATACAATTAGATGAGATATACTTGAAAATGCCATTGAAGTGGCCCTATTTCATTAACTACTTTAATCGTTGGCGTAATGAAATGCAGCATGCCTCACTTTCTGGCCATAAGGAAAACTGTATATAGAGAACAGCTGAATGCTTACCTCcctttcaaaatacttcttagGAGAGTTCCTGCTGTAATCTTACtctgtgctgtattttcagCTCATATCGCTGCACTCCATGTGCCTTTCTGAATTCAGTCTTGGGTTTTGCCTGTGACGTTGCTTAAACAATCTGTCTTTTCATTATCACTCAAATTATTTTAGTGAGGAGAAATCCTCCACTTCCAAGTCTAAATTTGAAACTGCACAAATTGGTTGCTTATGCAGataaatgtttctcttttcatacatcccaaaaggcatttttctcaGTTGATGTGCTGTCATACTTGCCAAAAGTCAGCTCTGCATAATATTTCATGCAGTTTTAATACTGTGTGTTTCCCAAAGAAGTTAAGCTACTTGAAAATGTGACTCATGCTAATGCATTTGCCTACATTCTTAGTACAGATTTGTGGTTTTGCGTCTCCATTTATTGTTGTCATTTTAGCAGTTAATCTGAGGATCTCTTAATATGCAATAAAAGTCTCAAGTTATAACAGTACGGGTTAATTCTGAAGAACCACATTAAATAATCTAAAGTTActgtacatatttttatttatactgtaTTCCTGTTCACCAGAACTTATCAGAACCTAgtactgttttcttaaaagaacaGGCAACATACATTAAGCTTCACTGCACCGCTGCTGGCAAGCAAGCAGTTTAAATGCCCATGGATAGATTCACCCATAACAAAAACCTAATAAACCTCCTTAGGATTCTAGTCAACTTATCTGTTTTAAGTCAGATGAAAAACTGCCCTTCTCCCTACAGTTCAGTAAGTTCTCATCTCTCATACTGTACCAGGCAACTCAAGCtgaacaaaagcagctttttaaaagaagctgcaTGTTCTCATTGTGTTTTAGCAAGTTGGGTCCCAAAGCCACTAGTACTTTCCTGTTATGTAAAgttatttctgtagaaaaaaaaagtataaacagATAtcaaatgtctgtattttatattttcaacaTAAACAGTATTCCACATTAAGTCTTCCATAGCTGAGCCAGTCTGCAACCAGCCTTGAGAATACTGCTGTTTTGTCAGGAGCTTCGCTACAAAGCCTTGAAGACCAAATGAAATACAAGCCTGAGACTGACATAAAATTCTAAATGACCACATTAAAGTATTAACAAAAAAGTTGATTCTACTCATTATGCTGTGAAGAGAGCTCTATATTTCAAAACTTAATACGTGAAACTTCAGATTAAAAACCTTTCGATCAACTTACCCTATCTGTctccatttatttctgtaattctcGTACTTCTGTTTTCACCATAGTCCTGTCATACTAACAACTTCTTGTTACTGCAGGTAAGAAGTTTCATATCAGCCACCAGTCCTTCTCCATTTGTGAACAGccaatctgccaggcctctcCCCTAGTTAGCTTACTCACCAGTTGCGTCAGGAAGTTATCatcttccacaccctccaagaaCATTTATGCATTTGCAAAATCTCACAGccactgaaacagaaatctgTCGGTTTGTTACTTTTGCAGTACTTGTGAAAACAACACaaagaggtttggggtttttttgctgccaCCTTTCTTTGTGCTAGAATTTAACAGTACATAAAATAATGACATACCTGTAATAATAGAAAACTTAATTAACATCCTGAATATATACTCAATATATTGAGTTTCTTACTGTCTTGGTCTGATATGGCAGCAGTCTGTGAATGTCTGAATGgacaaagacaggaaaaagtgGGATTTACTCAGAAACAACTTGATCTGCTATATGAACTACTCATGTTAAAAAGTCTCAATGCAATAAATAACCATTGAAGAGATAGTAACAGTTTCTCCCACTCAATGctattaaagaacaaaaataaataaataggaaattatGCGCTTTACCTTacctctcccttttccccatcttccttctcctcaagTGCTATGAAAGCAGTTTTTAATCTAGAGAATGGGTAAAATCATGGGAAACCATTTGAAAACCATTGTTCCAGATGTCTCTGACACAAGGTAAGATACCCAAGTAGGTGACTTACATACCCCATCTTTAATGCTAATAAGTAGCTTTGCTAAAGTATATTAGGTTATCTAATAAGCGTCTAGAACAACTAAGATAGATAGCTGTAACAACCTGTCTGATGGCCCCGTTCTGTATGTATGAGGAAAAACTACAATTCAGAGATACCACACCACATGTCCATGCAGACAGATATCAAAAGACTAAGAACCATACTATGAAATAAAGCTATGTGCTGCAACAGACCAGTAAAGAcatgctgattttaaaaagaaagcactgaaaaatcaaGGTGGTCTACTAATAACCAGCTAGCAGAATAACATTTGGTATTTAGCATAATTAAACCTATCCAGAAACTTGAGATAGGATGAAGGAAAGAATATTAGATTTAAACAGGTTCCTGTCGAAACTTCCATCATTCCCAAATGAAAACTCCATAAATTGATAAATCCATTACTTTTGGATAAGTAATGTATGTTACTAATCCAGAAGTCCCAGAAAATTCCTGAAAAATGCCCAAAAAGGTCCATATGAAATTAGTGGCATTTGagtagtggttttatttttaggtatGATTACCGTATATGCCATTACTTCTGGATTTACCCACAAATCCAGGTTCATGGAATCTATATTTGTCTTGTCGTGAAATCCACCTGCAACAGAATAGACCACTAACAGAAGCTGAAATCTTGCCTAACAGTCTTGACAGGGCTTTCAAAACTTAGGTTATGGCAAAACAAATTGACACACTAGTAATAAAGAAGgaatattacattaaaaattccTAGGAAAGAACTCGGTGAACCTTCAGAGTGGTTGCTTTCACTCACTGTAGCTATAATACTGTAGTTAACGTTGACTAACCACATTAGAAAAAATCCACttgaaaatttttaatttttttaaacactacatactttttctttcccacactTTTACATCTCTGAAATGCAAGAGAATCTTGTCATTCTGATAgcaaaaacacattttccatcaaagtaatttttttctttcaatggTCTGGTCTCTTTGCATAAAATCCATTAGCTTATCACATCAATTAATTCTGATGAAGATTGCACAGTGTGCAACACCTTATTTTGTAAATGACCAAAGCCAGAAAAGCTATGTAACACCTGTAACCAAtgtgaaaacacatttaatgtTGGTtaacacattaaaatgaaagatgcaATAAAGATATTGCAAGAATTATTATTATagaacattattattattattattgctagTATTATTACTACTAGTACTAGTTCATGAtttcgttttttttttcttcatcgCAACCTGGGAACATTATTTTGGCAAGTGAGATTCCCAAATAAGATTGTCCTTGCCCTCTCACTTTTCTTTGGAAGGGTATTCTGGATTCCCCTGTCATTTTGCAGTGTCACAATTTCCAGTAATAAATCCTGGagtatttctcaaaaaaacTCACCCTTTTTATTCACTCTTTTCTTAAGATTGATTTCCATTTGCTCTGCTTGAATGTTTTGATTCTTAAACTTCAAGATGATAGTATTTCCTGTAAATCTTCCTAGTTCTCATATGTTTCATGTGGTcaaacttaaaagcaaaatattcttaCAGGCAAATTTCCTTTTGTCCATGTGAAATTTGGAAAGCCACTTCTAGAGAAGTtttctttgaatgttttcatgGTTTGAGGTAGCTGTTGTTCTGCAGTAGCTGGTGGACAATCACAGACATTCTTAAATGCTTTGGCTGGCTGGCTGTCgtgttctttttcttgctttgctttccacttCAAGTTTTTCTTACTATGGCAGAACACAGATGATTTGACCCCATAAGCATATGATGTCGAAAGAGCTGGTTCAGCATActtccatgtttttctttacaatgTCACTACATTTTCTCAaattagtttgtttttctttcttaaactgtatatttgtaaatattcatCGCAGATGTTAGCGGCATGTCATGGCACATTTCTTAGGAGCCTTAATACATCACTTGCCTTTTGACTTCCACTCAGGATTTCTTGATGACTTTTTCCTCATGCTCAGCTTGTTGAAAGACACATTTTGGAAAGGAGAGCCATGGCATGCAGTGGTATTCTGCTTGAATAATAGCATCACAAACatttagaaatggaagaagaatttATTGTTTCAGGTATTTCTTCTTACTCTTTTACCATTGGACTTTTAACaatttcaaaaccttttcttgACGgtgctatttcattttttgccatttcatttttcacaagtggtggtttttgggtttttttcagggttcttctggtgggttttggttgtttgtttgttggtttttggttggctttttttttctggggtgTTGCTTGTTTTCCCCAAAAGTACATTAAACTGGTTTTCACTTTGTAGGTGAACTACTACACCTACCAGTTGGTGTGGAAATTTATCCACAagatggttttttttacttgtcTCTCTATCACTATCTGTCTGAGGCCTGCCTGTACCAACCTGAAAGCTCTCTTCCATTTCATTGAGTACAGTACAGGAAACTGCCTTAAGTAGGGACAACTTTTTAAGGGGTTTTAAGTTTGAAGAGAAgattacattaatttaaaacacagaattaaagCAAAGTTCGTG
This region includes:
- the STRADB gene encoding STE20-related kinase adapter protein beta isoform X1, with amino-acid sequence MSCLDCSCILRTPVESIRPEELSESSIRECLADSDLAGIPPSTGRNEMVFCSSNVSHYELQLQIGRRFNNLTSIYLARHTPTGMQVAVRITDLENCSEEHLKALQNEVVLSHFFQHPNVMTLWTVFTAGSWLWVISPFMAYGSARHLLKTYFPEGMSEALIGNILFGAIRGLNYMHQNGYIHRNIKASHILISGDGLVSLSGLNNLYSLVNNGQKSKVVYDFPQFSTSVLPWLSPELLRQDLSGYNMKSDIYSVGITACELANGHVPFQDMPRTQMLLQKLKGPTYCPWDINTFPRGESRIKNSRSGVDSGIGESMTRTMTSERLQIPFSKTFSPAFHNLVELCLQQDPEKRPSASSLLSHTFFRQIKEQTQNSLLSLLPPPIQNNRSEFLALPSTTVGTERGHITANQDNTDWEF
- the STRADB gene encoding STE20-related kinase adapter protein beta isoform X2, with the translated sequence MSCLDCSCILRTPVESIRPEELSESSIRECLADSDLAGIPPSTGRNEMVFCSSNVSHYELQLQIGRRFNNLTSIYLARHTPTGMQVAVRITDLENCSEEHLKALQHPNVMTLWTVFTAGSWLWVISPFMAYGSARHLLKTYFPEGMSEALIGNILFGAIRGLNYMHQNGYIHRNIKASHILISGDGLVSLSGLNNLYSLVNNGQKSKVVYDFPQFSTSVLPWLSPELLRQDLSGYNMKSDIYSVGITACELANGHVPFQDMPRTQMLLQKLKGPTYCPWDINTFPRGESRIKNSRSGVDSGIGESMTRTMTSERLQIPFSKTFSPAFHNLVELCLQQDPEKRPSASSLLSHTFFRQIKEQTQNSLLSLLPPPIQNNRSEFLALPSTTVGTERGHITANQDNTDWEF
- the STRADB gene encoding STE20-related kinase adapter protein beta isoform X3 codes for the protein MQVAVRITDLENCSEEHLKALQNEVVLSHFFQHPNVMTLWTVFTAGSWLWVISPFMAYGSARHLLKTYFPEGMSEALIGNILFGAIRGLNYMHQNGYIHRNIKASHILISGDGLVSLSGLNNLYSLVNNGQKSKVVYDFPQFSTSVLPWLSPELLRQDLSGYNMKSDIYSVGITACELANGHVPFQDMPRTQMLLQKLKGPTYCPWDINTFPRGESRIKNSRSGVDSGIGESMTRTMTSERLQIPFSKTFSPAFHNLVELCLQQDPEKRPSASSLLSHTFFRQIKEQTQNSLLSLLPPPIQNNRSEFLALPSTTVGTERGHITANQDNTDWEF